DNA from Prunus persica cultivar Lovell chromosome G6, Prunus_persica_NCBIv2, whole genome shotgun sequence:
CTCGAAATAGGGGATAACCCCATGGCCGGAACTATCATTGTAAGTTTCCAACGTGACATGTAACCTTGTTTCTCAGTGCCTCCTGGACAGGTCTTATATTCACAAAATCATGTAAATCTGTTATACAACTATGTACATTACTCAATGCGAGAATTTTCACTTTAGTATAAGGAGTTCTGCAACTGTTAAGCGATAGCTGATCCATGACATTCAATTTGGAACAGCATTTAGCTTATAGTATGGCTAGAAAACTTTCAATGGCGTTGTGGTGGAAGGGGAATGCAACCAAGAAAAAGGACGGACGCTAGTTAGACATTGGTCGTAACACCTGGAACAGTGCCGTTGAGCATTCGACTCTCTGTTATTAAAACGATTGAAACTTAGATGCATCTTTTGGGAAATTGATGCTGAGTTCTCAAGTTTAATAGCAAAAGGACATACTCATTGTGACACGGAGATGAACTAGTAATGCTGTATTTGGCTAGATTCTTCAACTTTCGAAACTTAAAACTCGAAATTCAACAGAAGATTAAAGTTTAGTGAATCAACATCGTTTTAACTGAAGATAATAATCTTGCAACCTTGTGAACTCAACCCCGTAAGTGAGTATCTGTGAGGAGGAACAGAGTGGTGCATGCATTGCAAACTCCGTTCTAACACAAGGTCATCGGTGGATTTAACTGCAGGTCGTCGCAGATCACTGCAAATATATGATTAACGGTGATGAAGAATTAATCGTTGAACATTATTTTCGTGCAAGAGAAACAAACTGTCTATATAGTTTCTAAACTTTGAAGTATCTCTTTCTGCTTTGTTAAAACGCCAATGACATGTAGAGTTGCTTAACCCATCTGAGCTGTTTCCATGTCTTACAGTACACCCTCCaggttttaatttaaatacattatttttttaagaccaaatGGGTGATAAAACAATCTATTTTAAGaggtaaagaagaaaagcttaAAACCTGATCCTCAACAGTCCAGTATTTTGTCAAGTTTGGAAAGTTAGATTTTATCCTATTTTGTTCACAGAGAGCCACGTGTCAGCCAATCCCATTTGTGTGGCCTTAAGGAATTCATCACCACACCACATGTTTTGTCAATTACACCCCCGAGCTCAAGGCTCTTGCTTTTTATAACCAATCCCACAGATACAACTAGCTCTACATCTGCTGCTTTATTGCATTAAATTTGACACAGCTATCAGTACCATTTTGATCCATGGCTGCCACAGTCTCAAGTGTTGGAACTGTTAACAGAACACCGGTACTTTGTTTTCCCGCCTTATCAtctctcatttttttcttttttcctgttACAGAAAACTTGACAAACAAACTGTTTTccatattgtttttctttttgagctTTTGTAGAACACCCAAAAGGatcctttttgtttctctgtGTGATGCCTGAAATTCAAGCATTTTGATCAGttgttatatttttcacatGGGTCTGCTGTGAAATGAAGTTGGAGACTTCAGTTTGATGAACTTTCTTGTTTCTTGGCCCTAAAGATGTCTATATTTGATGCAGATGAGCTTGAACAGCTCTGGTTCTGGAAGCTCAATCCCAAGCTCAGCTTTCTTGGGCAGCAGTTTGAAGAAAGTCAGCTCTAGAGTCCCCTACCAGAAGATTGTATCTGCaggtaaattaaaaattactgCGGAAATTGGTGATGAGGAGAAGCAGACCAAAGAGGACAGGTGGAGGGGCCTTGCCTATGATATTTCTGATGACCAACAAGACATAACAAGAGGAAAGGGATTGGTTGATTCTATCTTCCAAGCTCCCCAGGGGTCTGGGACTCACTATGCTGTCATGAGCTCGTATGAATACATTAGCACGGGACTTCGAGAGTaagcaagaaaatatagaaattcattcaatttttatgGCTTGGAGATCTGAATGTTTTTATGAGAGAGTTCTGAATTATGTTTCAGATACAACTATGACAACACCATGGATGGGTTTTATATTGCTCCAGCTTTCATGGACAAGCTTGTGGTTCATATCACCAAAAACTTCATGAGCCTGCCTAACATTAAGGTACAGATGATGCTCCAAACACCAAAGTAAATCTCATATTTGGCCCATCTTGAagcttatttatatatttctaaCAAATAAGAAGTAAGATATTGTCATGTTGTCTGCCATACCATTCTCGCGTGACTAAAATTTGGGAAACTTTTGTTGCTTCAATTGTTAATGTTAGCTTAACTTTATCAGTAAAATTTTGTTCATGattgttggttttgatttagataattttatttgaacttGTATCAGGTTCCTCTCATTCTTGGTATATGGGGAGGCAAAGGTCAGGGTAAATCGTTCCAATGTGAGCTTGTGTTTGCCAAGATGGGAATTACGTGAGTTCGTGATGGTTTAGCTTGTTTTATAAAAGTTTTTTGGAGAACCAGATAGAAATTAAGCAATATGATGGTACCCGAAAATCTTTGCTTGGTTCCACTTGATGCAGCTGCATTCTTGACTAGCCTTAGTGCCAGTTGAGAATTTCATGCATCTATTTTGCtgtcattaattaattttaattatctgGTTATTACATTTCAGCCCTATCATGATGAGTGCTGGAGAATTAGAAAGCGGGAATGCAGGAGAGCCTGCAAAGTTGATCAGACAAAGGTACCGCGAGGCTGCAGACATCATCAGGAAAGGAAAAATGTGTGCCCTCTTCATCAATGATCTTGATGCAGGTGCTGGTAGGATGGGTGGAACTACACAGTACACTGTGAACAACCAGATGGTGAATGCTACTCTCATGAACATTGCTGATAACCCAACAAATGTGCAGCTTCCTGGTATGTATAACAAGGAGGACAATCCCAGAGTCCCCATTATAGTCACCGGTAACGATTTCTCCACATTGTATGCTCCTCTCATTCGTGACGGTCGTATGGAGAAATTTTACTGGGCTCCCACTAGGGAAGACCGGATTGGGGTTTGCACGGGAATCTTCAAGCCTGACAATGTTAGTGCGGATGATGTTGTTAAGATTGTTGACACATTCCCTGGTCAATCTATTGGTAAGTATAGCTCAAAAGATTGGTGTTCTGGAATTTTCCAACACTTTTCTTGATGAGAATTTTCAGTATAAAGCAGGAAAGGTCTTCAACAATCCATAGAGACTCTTCTGTTGTAGTAGCTTTTGCATATATTTTGGGAATTATCAGTAAATATGATCCCTATAGTATTACTCAATTAGCGACTTGGTTGAAAATACGATCATGCTAACTTGTTATATGCCACACTGCAGACTTCTTTGGTGCTCTAAGGGCTCGAGTTTACGATGATGAAGTGAGGAAGTGGGTATCAGGTGTTGGGGTAGATGGCATTGGGAAGAAGCTTGTGAACTCAAAAGAAGGTCCCCCAACTTTTGAACAGCCTAAAATGACAGTGGAGAAGCTCCTTCACTATGGTCAAATGCTGGTTCAGGAGCAGGACAATGTGAAGAGAGTTCAACTGGCTGACAAGTACTTGAGTGATGCAGCCCTTGGAGATGCAAACCAGGACGCCATTAAGAGAGGAGAATTCTATGGTTAGTACACTTTGTCTTAACACAACAACCCTAGAGGCACCAACTTGTGTCCCAACTTTTTAAATCTGAAGTGATGTAGCGGAATTTCATTCGTTTAAATTTGGGGCAGATTTTCCTTACCAAATCTGAACTATAGTAGTTTGTTCAAGTTTTCTGTAAATTTTTTGATGCAGGCAAGGCAGCCCAACAAATTAAAGTACCTGTCCCTGAAGGCTGTACTGATCCATCAGCTGCAAACTTTGACCCAACAGCTAGGAGTGACAATGGTAGTTGCCAATATGAGTAAATGGGGAGTTGGAAGAAATAATGATATTGCCTGCTTGCTGGGTTCTTATCTTCTGTTATAATATACACTTGTATTTTATTGGGGATTAATgccttgtttttatttaatgattaAATTAGCTATTAATGCTATATTATTTATTCTCCCTCACCCATTCATCCCATGCCACTCGATAAGGCTCCTAGGCTTAATGTcattgctttttattttatataatcgATATTGGAAAGAGGGGAATGGAACCTAAAACCTCAAGTGAAGAGGTAAATACTCTTAACTACTGAGCTAATAGCAACTTGCGGCTAAATTCCATTGTTATTATCCTCGGACTTGTTTATCTGCACCCATTATCTAAATTATAGTTTTAGAAtcatgaaatataaaaatctaACTAGAGCCCACACAACAAACATAAACAGAAAGAGAGGAAAGGGAAGGAAGAGGAGAGGGtgtgatatatattttatttatatttttgctttgatttttgaGTACAATTGTTCAAATCGAATCATCCAGCCacacaaacagaaaacaaGTCCTTTGATCGTATGCAGCCGGaaaccaaaacaagaagaattgTAAATTTAAGATTATCAGGGAaattttctcttcatctcttgtgCCCTATGTGATTGCTGACTTTCAAAAATGTAAATGTAAATTAGTATGGAAGATTGTTCACAGAGCTTCCGtgaaattattttcatcaacACTTTTCAACTTCTGAAGCtacaaaatttgtttattGGCAACAATACAAAGCTTACACAAACATTGTAAATGATGTTTGGGAACCACTTATTGATGCGTAGAAACTTGTACAAAAGCCCAGAGGATTATTTCTTTATCAGCAGTTGCTTTCCACTTTTCAGTTAGTCTGTAGTATTCTTCCCTTATTTTCTTCCTCGACGACTGCAATGCATAATAGATCTCCATGAGGATAAATCatttcaaaaagaagaaaataaaagaaactacAAGATATAACTTAATACTGTGTCAAGTATAGAATCTATAGCTGGCCCTGACGACCGTGGCCCTTCACAGATATACTTGGTCCGTCTACATGATTTTTGAACTGAATCGCCATTTATTCATCAATCGAACTTTATAACTAAGGGAAATGTTCTTACCAGACAGTGTGACATGTTATTTGGACCGTTAATCAGAGATGGGttcttattttaatatgtgATGCCAGAGTAACGGttttacaacataacatgcCAAAGACTCATTAACCTTATAACTTAATCTATCACTTTGCACTTTGTAGAATTGATTAATGAAGGAAATACCATGGAAGTTACCTTCATATGCATTGGTAGAGACCGGAATGCGAGGTGATGAGGCCTTGGCTGATTGTGAGTGTGGTGATGATGAGGTCATGGCTGATTGTGAGCGAGGTGATGATGAGGTCATGGCTGGTTGTGAGCTTGGTGATGTCGTCATGGCTGATTGTGAGGTAGTAGTTTTGGGCGACTCATCGTTCCGAAGCAAGGAAGTTATAGCCCCTTTCACCTTTCCCACCATGCCAACCTCACCACTGGGACTTGTCCTTGGACTCATTACATCAGATATCACTCTTGACAGTGCTCTCTCATCTTCCCCAGGCTCAAACTTTTGGGCCAAATACTCCTTCACAGAAACACCCTTATCCCATATTTGGTCACTGCTACCAGCATGCTTTCCACCTTGTGGAGCTGCTGGGGCTGACAAAGGTTGCGGTGCCTCTGAGGCTGCCAAGGTTTGTTGAGCTGCCTGGGATGAAGAGTTTTTTGGAGCTGATACTGCTAAAGAAGTGTGAGGAGCTTCCAGGGATTCATTGTTTTCTGAAGGTGTTGGGGCTGCAACAGTGAGACCTACCTTTGAGGCAATGGCGTGGGTTGCATCTGCTACTGCAGCAGGGGCTGAAACAGTGAGACCTTCTATCTTTGAGGCAATGGCATGGGTTGTATCTGATACTGTGGCATAGGCTGGTCCTAACTTCTCAGTGACGGTTTCAGTTATTGTCTTCTTAGGACTAGGAGGCTTTACAGTTTCAGCTACTGACTTGCTAGGACTAGGAGGCTTCTTGGCCACAGTTTCGGTAACTGTCTCGTTAGGACTAAGAGACTTCACGGCTGCAGTTTCGGTTACTGTCTTGTTTGGACTAAGAGGCTTCTCCTTATCTTGTTCAGCATCTTGATTGACACTACTTGGCAAAACATGCTTCTCAGAAATCACAGGAACTGCTCTGGGATGTAGCTTTGCGGTCTCCTTGTATCCCTCAGGTGCCAGCTCTGATTCATACActgcaaatgaaatgaaactatTCAAGCGGGGATCGGTGGATGATTTGGAAGCCACAAAGAAATGGTTGGCGTTACTCCCCAAAGGGAAAACAAGCAGcgaaaatttagaaaaagatATGTTATGCATAATGAAATCTTGAAGATACTAATTATTACTTGGGGCTCCTAGATATTCAGCATCTTGTTCTTCGTCTTCATGCTCATTCATGCTTGCACCCAAAGTGGGGGTGCTGTTATCACCTTCCatatgcttcttcttgtgACTGAGTGAGTGCCGCAGTTTCTTGGCTTTCTCTTTCACCTTAGTGAGAACAGATTTCTTGTGATGGTGTCCGTGATCGTCTTCTTGATCATGGTACCCAAGTGGagatgatgaggatgaggatgCTGGTGACGACTTTAAAGCTTCACCTCCTGGACAGGAAAAATGGGTTAGAAGAATATTTGTAATTATCAGAAAAGAGTTTCAGACACATGTTCTGGCAAGGCATGGTGCCTTGGCCGATTGACATGTTCGACACATGGCTATATACAATCGGTTACACTTAATATTTTCTCATATCTTAGTGCGACCCTGCTACAATCCAAATATCTGTACCATGTTCACTGGTGGAGAAGAAGTTACAGTAAGATGGCATCGGATACCTCGAAGATAATGTTCCATAGTTGGGCTTGTACTGGTAGTAAGTTTTTTGGGCTCATGGGTGGTAGTAGTTTCAGAGTCGCCATGTCTTTGCACGCGTTCGAGTTGTGCCATTGATCTGCAATTCACAATTGAGTTTCTCCTTAGGCTGCCTCTGTTGTTGAGACAACTCTGATATTTGTATGGGGTTCTTGCATTTTCTTCCGGGGTTCTTGCCAAGACAACGAACAGGGTTCACAGGTCAATTGGTTAATTTGTTAGTGGGCTCCATTTTTACACGTGGCAAGAGAAGGTACTAAGTTTAGCTTGCTGCTTGCAACTCAGTAATGATTATTTCCTGAAATAGCGATTGACTAGGCCAGGAGCAaccatcttcctcttccttagCCTAGTGTCTTGGGACAGTATTGGTATTGCAAGAGAAACACGTAACTGATTCCATCATaattggattttcttttttgaggctctttagaaattgaaaatgaaagaaagaaattgaaaatgaaagaaagaaattgaaaattggattTCCTTCTGTCAAAAGCTGACAACATAAACATATCCTTTTTGTTGACTGTTTTTCCCATTGTCCTCTTTGTTGACTCAAATCCAACTATGACCAGGAGTTTTTCTAATTCCTCTATCATACATGAGCTTCCTCACTCCTGCTGCATCATCCCAGCAGCCTCCAGTCACCAACACATTTGATAGTAGTATGTAAGTTGCAGGGTCGTTTGGCCACAGCTCTTGAAGCTTTTTTGCTGAACGAAGAGCAATTTCCTTATTTCCATGAACTTTGCAAGCACTAAGTAGAGCTTTGTATACGGAGGGTCCTGGCTCTATTGGCATGCTATCAACGAAGGCTTGTGCTTCATGAAGATTTCCAGCTCGACCAAAAAGATCAACAACCGTAGCATAATGCTCCATTCTGGGGGGTTCAAGCAAATCATCATTTCTCATTAAATCGAAATACATAAGTCCTT
Protein-coding regions in this window:
- the LOC18774211 gene encoding ribulose bisphosphate carboxylase/oxygenase activase, chloroplastic; translation: MAATVSSVGTVNRTPMSLNSSGSGSSIPSSAFLGSSLKKVSSRVPYQKIVSAGKLKITAEIGDEEKQTKEDRWRGLAYDISDDQQDITRGKGLVDSIFQAPQGSGTHYAVMSSYEYISTGLREYNYDNTMDGFYIAPAFMDKLVVHITKNFMSLPNIKVPLILGIWGGKGQGKSFQCELVFAKMGITPIMMSAGELESGNAGEPAKLIRQRYREAADIIRKGKMCALFINDLDAGAGRMGGTTQYTVNNQMVNATLMNIADNPTNVQLPGMYNKEDNPRVPIIVTGNDFSTLYAPLIRDGRMEKFYWAPTREDRIGVCTGIFKPDNVSADDVVKIVDTFPGQSIDFFGALRARVYDDEVRKWVSGVGVDGIGKKLVNSKEGPPTFEQPKMTVEKLLHYGQMLVQEQDNVKRVQLADKYLSDAALGDANQDAIKRGEFYGKAAQQIKVPVPEGCTDPSAANFDPTARSDNGSCQYE
- the LOC18772133 gene encoding mucin-5AC, whose translation is MAQLERVQRHGDSETTTTHEPKKLTTSTSPTMEHYLRGGEALKSSPASSSSSSPLGYHDQEDDHGHHHKKSVLTKVKEKAKKLRHSLSHKKKHMEGDNSTPTLGASMNEHEDEEQDAEYLGAPMYESELAPEGYKETAKLHPRAVPVISEKHVLPSSVNQDAEQDKEKPLSPNKTVTETAAVKSLSPNETVTETVAKKPPSPSKSVAETVKPPSPKKTITETVTEKLGPAYATVSDTTHAIASKIEGLTVSAPAAVADATHAIASKVGLTVAAPTPSENNESLEAPHTSLAVSAPKNSSSQAAQQTLAASEAPQPLSAPAAPQGGKHAGSSDQIWDKGVSVKEYLAQKFEPGEDERALSRVISDVMSPRTSPSGEVGMVGKVKGAITSLLRNDESPKTTTSQSAMTTSPSSQPAMTSSSPRSQSAMTSSSPHSQSAKASSPRIPVSTNAYEVVEEENKGRILQTN